One Streptomyces sp. B21-105 genomic region harbors:
- a CDS encoding helix-turn-helix domain-containing protein, translated as MLRAIGLDETHESAYRELVSVGAADVPHLARRLTLGEHDTERALRRLERHGLAAQSSGRPGRWVAAPPGVALGALLTQQRHELEKAELTAALLAEEYRATSTEPTVHDLVEVVTGAAAVAQRFLQIQLGASREVCALVTGTTVAVTGSENDAEKQATARGVRYRVVLERAVLDQPGGMTEVTAALGRDEQVRVVDEVPTKLVIADRSLALVPVNGSPAEPAALVVHASGLLELLSGLFESVWQVALPLRCGAVGVAEQGPDGPDAADLEILSLLLAGMTDASVAKQLDVGLRTVQRRVKRLMELTGASTRLQLGWHAYERGWVTRER; from the coding sequence ATGCTGAGAGCGATAGGGCTCGACGAGACGCACGAGTCGGCGTACCGGGAGCTGGTGTCCGTGGGCGCGGCCGACGTGCCCCACCTGGCGCGCCGGCTGACCCTCGGCGAGCACGACACGGAACGCGCTCTGCGCCGACTGGAACGACATGGCCTGGCCGCCCAGTCCTCGGGTCGCCCCGGACGCTGGGTCGCCGCTCCCCCGGGCGTCGCCCTGGGCGCCCTGCTCACCCAGCAACGTCACGAGTTGGAGAAGGCCGAACTGACGGCGGCGCTGCTGGCCGAGGAGTACCGGGCGACCTCGACCGAGCCGACGGTGCACGATCTGGTCGAGGTGGTGACGGGCGCCGCCGCCGTCGCCCAGCGCTTCCTGCAGATCCAGCTCGGGGCGAGCCGCGAAGTGTGCGCCCTGGTCACCGGTACCACGGTGGCCGTGACCGGCAGCGAGAACGACGCGGAGAAGCAGGCGACGGCCCGTGGGGTGCGCTACCGCGTCGTCCTGGAGCGGGCCGTGCTCGACCAGCCGGGCGGCATGACGGAGGTGACCGCCGCGTTGGGGCGGGACGAGCAGGTGCGGGTGGTGGACGAGGTACCGACGAAGCTGGTGATCGCCGACCGCTCGCTGGCGCTCGTACCGGTGAACGGCAGCCCGGCCGAGCCCGCGGCGCTGGTGGTGCACGCCAGCGGGCTGCTGGAGCTGCTGTCCGGCCTGTTCGAGTCGGTGTGGCAGGTGGCCTTGCCGCTGCGCTGCGGTGCGGTCGGTGTCGCCGAGCAGGGGCCGGACGGTCCTGACGCCGCCGACCTGGAGATCCTCTCCCTGCTGCTCGCCGGGATGACCGATGCCAGCGTGGCCAAGCAGCTCGATGTGGGGCTGCGGACCGTGCAGCGCCGGGTGAAGAGGCTGATGGAGCTGACCGGGGCGTCGACGCGGCTGCAGCTGGGCTGGCACGCGTACGAGCGCGGCTGGGTGACCCGCGAGCGCTGA
- a CDS encoding methylated-DNA--[protein]-cysteine S-methyltransferase yields MESLLGPLLLTADPDGALTSLSVPGQKGGRTVQEGWRHDRGPFRSAEEQLAAYFAAELKEFRLPLRSAGTAFRERVWAALDSVPYGATTTYGEVAAQLGASRMAVRAVGGAVGANPLLIVRPCHRVIGADGSLTGYAGGLDRKVRLLTLEGSLRARL; encoded by the coding sequence GTGGAGAGCCTGCTCGGCCCCCTGCTGCTCACCGCGGATCCCGACGGCGCGCTGACCAGCCTCTCCGTGCCCGGGCAGAAGGGCGGACGGACCGTCCAGGAGGGCTGGCGGCACGATCGCGGGCCCTTCCGCTCGGCCGAGGAGCAGCTTGCCGCCTACTTCGCCGCCGAGCTGAAGGAGTTCCGGCTGCCGCTGCGCAGTGCGGGCACCGCGTTCCGCGAGCGGGTGTGGGCCGCCCTCGACTCCGTCCCCTACGGTGCGACCACGACGTACGGCGAGGTCGCCGCCCAACTCGGAGCGTCCCGGATGGCCGTGCGGGCCGTAGGCGGGGCCGTCGGGGCGAACCCGCTGCTGATCGTGCGCCCCTGCCACCGCGTCATCGGCGCCGACGGCTCGCTGACCGGGTACGCCGGAGGCCTCGACCGCAAGGTGCGCCTGCTGACACTGGAGGGCTCGCTCCGCGCGCGGCTCTGA
- a CDS encoding DUF456 domain-containing protein, which produces MGVWELLLVAVVVLLGLCGVLVPGVPGSWLVWAAILWWALEDPQPVAWAVLVGATVALFVSQVVRWSLPPRRLRESGATPRMAVFAGLGAFLGFFLIPVLGAIPGFMGGVYLCERLRLGRHGEARAALRRAMRSGGSSILTELFTCLLIMGAWLGAVLWG; this is translated from the coding sequence ATGGGAGTGTGGGAACTCCTGCTGGTCGCAGTGGTCGTTCTGCTCGGCCTGTGCGGAGTGCTGGTGCCTGGCGTGCCGGGGTCGTGGCTGGTGTGGGCCGCGATCCTGTGGTGGGCGCTGGAGGATCCGCAGCCGGTCGCCTGGGCCGTGCTGGTGGGCGCCACGGTGGCCTTGTTCGTTTCGCAGGTGGTGCGCTGGTCCCTGCCGCCACGCCGGCTGCGCGAAAGCGGCGCCACCCCCCGGATGGCGGTGTTCGCCGGACTCGGCGCGTTTCTCGGCTTCTTCCTGATCCCCGTGCTCGGCGCCATCCCCGGGTTCATGGGTGGCGTCTACCTCTGCGAACGCCTTCGTCTGGGCCGGCACGGTGAAGCGCGGGCCGCCCTGCGCAGAGCGATGCGCTCGGGCGGCTCCAGCATCCTCACGGAACTGTTCACCTGCCTGCTGATCATGGGCGCATGGCTCGGTGCGGTGTTGTGGGGTTGA